tcttgacctttcggatcCAGAACACTAATACCATATCtgaaaccactcatcccaaaagcgtaACCTGATAGaacaatgtaacactaatggtcatatctctaatacttcctaaacctccatcgtacacattgtacgcttaGACTATTGGCTCCCTAGACTTTCTCTAATCTAAATGATAGTTGTTAcatcaatatttaataatatcacCGCCAAGTAAAGGGATCACATCTGTCATACTATAACAAAATTTCCATGCCAATCACAGCCAGTTAATGTGCAAAGCCACTAGAGTAATTATAAAGAAAGCTaattaaaagaacaaaatttGTTGGATACTTTGGTCATTCTAGAAAAGGACAATTACCAACAAATGTTAGCATATGACATAATCCATTAATTTGTTTCATTTCCTTAATTAAGAACAAACATTAGAGTTTGTGTCGTGCATAAGACTATAATAATTGCATTATTGgttttgaattattgttttattgGATTTTCATGGTTGGACAGAACAAGTGAAGGACATAATATTGATAACTTAGAATCAATTCATTACCCAATAAAGTGAAACTGAAATATAtgatattcttattcttatattccaataactaaaatatattagGTATCATAACTAGACCTAACTAACTGTGATCTATTTGatattacaaaaagaaaagaaattaaacagaCAATATCACTTTGAGTCATAATTTGTTTTGGGATCTTATAAAGTATCAGAAAGTATGCTTCAAGTACACTAACCATTTTTATATAATGCGTCCACCTCATACTGCACATGCAATCAAGTTTCAATGCTGTAAGCTTTTTCAGAACAAAATTATCAATGACGCAAGACTTTGATAAGGGAAATTAGGTTTTTGGACTAAAAACGAATCCTTATGTTAACCGACCAGATATTAATCTTTCTCatactaatatatttttatgcttGAACAGCTAAACTCCAAATCAATTAACACAGTTTGGCTTTGTGTTTGCTTAAATATACTCTCCCAAGTTGTTATGCCCATTGTCATTGTTCTCCTTTCTTTTGGGGGAGGGAAAGTGTTACTTTTCTTTTGAGGGAAGACAAGGGGTACGTGCATGCATATGATATATGAAATTTGAGTTCATTCTTGAACAGCATTTTATGATTGTGATACAATTTTCATCAATTGCAAGTAACATATCTGAGATTGAATCCTCTACCTGAATCAATTCAGTATACATTGCAATAATTGGATAATAGATATTCACATTTTCCTgtctaaaattttgaataataacTGAGTTAGGAATCACAAAATATTGGACTATTAGGTCTGTTTTCATAAGAACTTCCTATAACAGTAGGTAATGATTAAAGGAACCATCTTTGCAAGGTACTCTTTAGCAGCTTGCTATATCTGTTCCATAATTATGGAGATATAGATCTTAATAGACCGGATCAAATTGAAGAACAAAAAGTATAATGGTTTCCTTTAGCTGGTTTCTTCAGTATCTGCTCCACATTCTTTCTATTACTAGCACTGCTTTATTTGTCAGTGTCATGAAGTTTCAGGATTCCAACAGAATCAAAGTTGGTCAATTTATCTCAATCCCCTATTACTCTGACCATGCATGTATGTATATCCATAAAAACATAGTCGCTTGCCTTGCCTTGCCATCCATCTATTACTTTCCCCGGTGACAAATTGAGCAACCCTGCATTTGATCTAAGATTTCAAGTTTCCTTTTCTGAAAGTTGATATCTGGGCAACCACAAAGCAATTGTTTCTAAGCATATACTGCATCCAGAAAATAACAAATGGTGATTCCCACTTCAAAGCTTTTCGTTCCGTAAAAATATGTCAGTTTTTTGCCTGCACAATGACCTGGTGTCCATTACCAAAAGTTACTACAGGAGCAGGTTCCATTGAGGAAGTGATGGAATCTCATATTATCCCTCACAACAATTTTTCTTCCTGTAATTTTCGATGCACCACACATTACAATGTGACAATCCTCACATATCCTAAggttcttcatgatctttatAGTGGAACCTGGATCAGTGACTAGCAATCCATATGCCAAAGCTAGTTTTTCACTATGAGCCATAAGTAAACGCTTCTTTTCGTCATCACCAATATCATATGGCACTGAACTTAGGTTTGGCTGATATCCAATTCCCTTCAATCGCTCCATAAGATCATCTAAAGCCTTCTTGATCTCACCAATTTCAGGATGTGTCGCATCACCAGCAAAGAACTCGTGAACCATACCATTCTTCGCTTCAACCCAGCTACAACCTGGATTTTTCCTcaaattcttctctttcatcaaTTTTCTTACCCTTGACACATCATCCCATCTTCCAGCAGCTGCATATGTGTTAGAAAGCAATAGATAGTTCCCTATGTTATCAGGTTCAAGCTCAAACAAATGGCTAGAAGCAACTTCAGCAACATCAGGGTTCTTGTGGATGTGTGATGCTCCAAGAAGTGCTCCCCATACACCTCCAGTGGGCTCCATAGGCATTGTCTGAACGAGCTGAAGTGCTTTCTCCAGGTGTCCAGCACGGCCAAGAAGATCCGCCATGCAAGCGTAATGATCAGCAGTTGGAGCAACACCATAACATTTTTCCATGGTTTCAAAGACCCTCTGACCTTGCTCTACCATGCCTGCATGAGTGCAAGCTGTAAGAACTCCTAAAAAAGTAACATGGTTTGGTTTAGTCTCAGTCTTCAACATCTCATAAAACAATTCAATAGCTGCATGAGCACGGCCATGCATTGCAAACCCTGCAATCATGGAGCTGTAAGAAAACACATTCCTTTGCTTCATTCTTGAAAACACATTATGTGCCTCTTCCACATTACCACACTTTGAATACATGTCTATCAATGCTGATCCCACAAGAACACTCTTTGCTGGTTCAAACCTAGAATTCTCAGCAATGTCCCTTATCCAATTAGCATACTTGGATGCTCCCAATTGAGCACAAGCGGATATGGCACCAATCAAGGTAACCTCATCAGCCTCCAAACCTTCGTTTTGCAACCGCTCGAAAAACTCCAAGGCTTTCTTTGGCATTGCATTCTGTGCATAACCAGTAACCATTGCAGTCCAAGCCACCATATCCTTCACATTCAATCCGTCAAACAGCTCCTGCGCCGATCCCATGTCACCACTCTTCGCATACGCAACAATCAACTCGGTCCAAGAAACCACATCCCGTTctgacatttcatcaaacaccttgCGTGCACAGTGCAAAGAACCGCATTTTACATACATATTGATCATTGTATTGTTTACATACAAATCAGACTCAAACCCACCAACTAACACCGTCTGGGCATGAACCTGCGCCCCCAAGGTCGCGTCACGCGCGGCGCCACAAGCCGTGAACAGAGCAGAGAACATAAATGACACGGGACCAATGCCTTCCGTCCTCATGGAGGCGTAAAGGCGAAATGCCTCGGAAAGTGGTCCCTTCAGGGCATAGCCACGAACAAGAGCCGTCCATAGAAAGGGGTTGATAGGGTTTTGGACCTGTGAGAAGACGAGGCGAGGGTAAGATTCCACTGGAACGTGGAGCACCGTGAGGACGCGGATGAGTTTGGTAATGACGTAGGAACATTGGTGGAGGTCGTTGCGATAGATGTGAGCGTGGacttctttggcttttttgAGGTTGGTGCAGCCTTGAAGGACAGATACCAATTGCGACTCCAAAGCCTTTCGATGAAGTACCATATTTTTCtggtgagaaaaaaaaaagttcaaatTTTTCTACTACATTTTGATTATTGAAATCTGCACTACCttaattattactattactatagatattatataataaGCGCCACGTATTTTTGTTAGGTATTGTCCAGAACCACGTGCTCAAGTTGTTGACTTTAATCTAATCTTGATCTTGTTGACCTGCCATTGGCCACTTTTGGTGGCCATAGCTTGTTGGAACTTGGAAGAGAGTAGGAGAGAAATGGGAAAGGGGTTGAGGGAGTTGGGAGTGAAGGACTTCTTGGAGGCAGGGTTATCAGTGGCAGAAGCCATTGAATTTGATGGTGTTTTGAGGGAAATTGTGTCCCTTTGTGTTTCATCTACAGATATCTGGCGCCAAATCGTGACTCGGAGAGTGCTGAAGCCATCTCACCCTCATTCATTCCACCAACTTGTTTATTACTCTCTCTATCAATCTTCTTCCAATGCTTCTCATCATGCTGATCCTCCTCTATATTGGTTCCCTTCTTTGTAAGTACTCTTAactcctctttctctttctcttttgtcTTATATCTTGTTTTAGTGTTCATTGCAACATTTTGATTGTAGGGAACAGGCCAGAATTTCCAACTTGGGGCATGTCATGGAAACCTATGGTCCAAAGCTTTTTGGGTCTTCCTACAAAGACCCAATTACCAGTTATCCTCTCATGCACAAGTTTTCTGTCGACAATCCTCAGGCAAGCATTAACACCCTTCGTTTTTTGTATTATTGTTATGATTAGAAGTTATCCTATTCCATCTCATAATGAAATCATGGATTGTTATTGTTGTGGGGGGTAGGAATACTGGTCTATTGTTCTCAAGGAACTCTCAGTTTCATTCATTGAAGCTCCAAGGTGCATTTTGGATACTTCTGATCCCTCAAAACATGGAGGAACTTGGCTTCCCGGCTCTGTCTTGAATATTGCTGATTGCTGCTTGCAGCCGTGCGCACGCCCCTACAAATCGGATGACAGTTTAGCCATCGTTTGGAGAGAtgaagaatgtgatgattcCATGGTTAATCGTATGACACTCAAACAACTCCGACAGCAAGTAATGTATGTTCTCcttttagattttataattgAAGCAGTTTTCAATCTGTGATCTCCTTTTCAACACATTTTTTGCCTTATTAATTCAAGGTTGGTAGCAAGTGCAATAGATGCCACATTCTCAAAGGGAGATGCAATTGCAATTGACATGCAAATGACAGTTAATGCCGTTGTTATATATTTGGCCATTGTTCTAGCAGGATGTGCTGTGGTATCTATAGCAGATAGCTTTGCACCAAAAGAAATTTCTTCTCGGTTGCGTGTTTCTAAAGCAAAGGGAATTTTCACACAGGTAACTGTTTAAATCCGGTGCTGTGCATGACTTTAGTAGCATGACAACTGTTGATTGAAGTGAGCCTATTCAATATATGGAAATACGTCTTTGCTCTTTCTTCATTACCAATTTCTATATACAATCTTGATTAGTATATGTGTAGCAATGCTCAAGTTAAATACTTAAATAGTTTCAATGTTTCCAGAAATCTCATCTCTAGCAGCAGTCAAATTTATCAGTGTTACAgctacttttgaatttttaatggtgtTACTATCTATT
The genomic region above belongs to Arachis duranensis cultivar V14167 chromosome 3, aradu.V14167.gnm2.J7QH, whole genome shotgun sequence and contains:
- the LOC107482249 gene encoding pentatricopeptide repeat-containing protein At5g44230 gives rise to the protein MVLHRKALESQLVSVLQGCTNLKKAKEVHAHIYRNDLHQCSYVITKLIRVLTVLHVPVESYPRLVFSQVQNPINPFLWTALVRGYALKGPLSEAFRLYASMRTEGIGPVSFMFSALFTACGAARDATLGAQVHAQTVLVGGFESDLYVNNTMINMYVKCGSLHCARKVFDEMSERDVVSWTELIVAYAKSGDMGSAQELFDGLNVKDMVAWTAMVTGYAQNAMPKKALEFFERLQNEGLEADEVTLIGAISACAQLGASKYANWIRDIAENSRFEPAKSVLVGSALIDMYSKCGNVEEAHNVFSRMKQRNVFSYSSMIAGFAMHGRAHAAIELFYEMLKTETKPNHVTFLGVLTACTHAGMVEQGQRVFETMEKCYGVAPTADHYACMADLLGRAGHLEKALQLVQTMPMEPTGGVWGALLGASHIHKNPDVAEVASSHLFELEPDNIGNYLLLSNTYAAAGRWDDVSRVRKLMKEKNLRKNPGCSWVEAKNGMVHEFFAGDATHPEIGEIKKALDDLMERLKGIGYQPNLSSVPYDIGDDEKKRLLMAHSEKLALAYGLLVTDPGSTIKIMKNLRICEDCHIVMCGASKITGRKIVVRDNMRFHHFLNGTCSCSNFW